A region from the Manihot esculenta cultivar AM560-2 chromosome 13, M.esculenta_v8, whole genome shotgun sequence genome encodes:
- the LOC110629679 gene encoding EPIDERMAL PATTERNING FACTOR-like protein 9, producing MANIRLCNLLLLLFFFILAAYVSQGSRTHEVLLLPNNPRTSLSQESHTQVGQNSRNSRRLMIGSTAPTCTYNECRGCKYKCRAEQVPVEGNDPINSPYHYKCVCHR from the exons GACTTTgcaacttgcttttgcttctcttcttcttcatcctTGCTGCATATGTTTCTCAAG GATCCAGAACTCATGAAGTACTACTACTTCCCAATAATCCAAGAACCTCTCTCTCTCAAGAATCACATACGCAG GTTGGGCAGAATTCCAGGAATTCAAGGAGATTGATGATAGGATCCACAGCTCCTACTTGCACTTACAATGAATGCAGAGGCTGCAAATACAAGTGTAGGGCTGAGCAAGTTCCTGTTGAAGGAAATGACCCAATCAATAGTCCATACCACTACAAATGTGTTTGTCATAGGTGA